A stretch of the Epinephelus fuscoguttatus linkage group LG2, E.fuscoguttatus.final_Chr_v1 genome encodes the following:
- the LOC125881963 gene encoding chromodomain Y-like protein 2 encodes MASGDLYEVERIVDKRRNKKGKWEYLIRWKGYGSKEDTWEPEHHLLHCEEFIDQFNSLRLHSHKRPKVPKNRQEPLIASQPSATENSRARSEARKKKRTCGPAVGVRVGAVLGVGSGGSGPTQKQRKVGVGPGKHALGDRVGKAMTYKAPPPGGPHFVHPVRVPHNGLQNGEMDPLVYRTAARSHRLPSDRADGEIGDVDTTGQQFTSELGSPLANGKMHLHSSVKRKLAEEKGYVFDKRLRYNVRQNESNCRFRDIVVRKEEGFTHVLLSSQTTDNNSLTPEIMKEVCRALGNAAADDSKLLLLSSVGTVFCSGLEPSYLIGRLSTDRRKESSRISDAVREFVLAFIHFKKPIVAAINGPALGLGASILPLCDVVWASERAWFQTPCAALHLTPSGCSSYTFPQILGVALANEMLFCGRKLTAQEACSRGLVSQVFWPTTFNQEVMLRVKEMASCNAVVLEESKCLVRSILMSVLEEVNEKECQMLKQLWCSTKGLEALFSYLQNKAYEK; translated from the exons GTGGAGCGGATCGTGGACAAGAGGCGGAACAAAAAGGGTAAGTGGGAGTACTTGATAAGGTGGAAAGGTTATGGCAGTAAGGAGGACACGTGGGAGCCAGAGCACCACCTACTGCACTGCGAGGAATTCATTGACCAGTTCAACAGCTTGAGACTGCACTCACACAAACGACCCAAAGTTCCTAAAAATCGTCAAGAGCCCCTCATTGCCAGCCAGCCATCTGCTACGGAAAACTCCAGAGCTCGGTCTGAAGCCCGAAAGAAGAAAAGGACTTGTGGCCCAGCTGTTGGGGTCAGAGTAGGAGCTGTTCTAGGGGTTGGAAGTGGAGGGTCAGGACCCACTCAGAAGCAGAGGAAGGTGGGTGTTGGACCTGGGAAACATGCTTTAGGGGACAGAGTTGGCAAAGCCATGACATACAAGGCTCCTCCACCGGGAGGACCTCACTTTGTTCATCCAGTGAGAGTTCCTCACAACGGACTCCAGAATGGAGAGATGGATCCTCTCGTGTACAGGACAGCAGCAAGGTCACATAGACTGCCCTCGGACAGAGCGGATGGAGAGATAGGAGACGTGGATACCACTGGACAGCAGTTTACATCTGAGCTAG GCTCCCCTCTGGCCAATGGCAAGATGCATCTACACAGCTCAGTAAAGCGGAAGCTGGCCGAGGAGAAAGGCTACGTGTTCGACAAGAGGCTCAGGTACAACGTGCGACAGAACGAGAGCAACTGTCGATTCCGAGACATCGTTGTCAGGAAGGAGGAAGGCTTCACGCATGTCCTTCTCTCCAGCCAAACGACAGACAACAACTCTCTGACACCAGAG ATCATGAAGGAAGTGTGTCGAGCTCTGGGTAATGCAGCTGCTGATGACAGTAAATTATTGTTGCTCAGCTCTGTGGGGACTGTTTTCTGCAGTGGCCTGGAGCCGTCATACCTGATAGGTCGCCTGTCCACTGACCGCAGAAAAGAGAGCAGCCGCATCTCTGACGCTGTGCG GGAGTTTGTGTTGGCATTCATCCACTTCAAGAAACCCATTGTGGCGGCAATAAATGGACCTGCTCTGGGCTTAGGGGCCTCCATCCTGCCCCTGTGTGATGTGGTGTGGGCCAGTGAGAGGGCCTGGTTTCAGACTCCGTGTGCAGCCCTCCACCTCACCCCCTCTGGATGCTCCTCTTACACCTTCCCACAGATCCTGGGAGTAGCTCTG GCCAATGAGATGCTGTTCTGTGGAAGAAAGCTCACAGCACAAGAGGCGTGCAGTCGAGGTCTGGTGTCACAGGTCTTCTGGCCAACCACATTTAACCAAGAGGTGATGCTGCGTGTGAAGGAAATGGCATCATGCAATGCAGTG GTTTTAGAAGAGTCCAAATGCCTGGTGAGGAGTATCCTCATGTCAGTCCTGGAGGAGGTGAATGAGAAGGAGTGTCAGATGCTGAAGCAGCTGTGGTGTTCAACCAAAGGACTGGAGGCACTCTTCAGTTACCTGCAGAACAAAGCGTATGAGAAGTGA